From the Papaver somniferum cultivar HN1 chromosome 2, ASM357369v1, whole genome shotgun sequence genome, the window AGAACATACATATGATTGGAGAGGCGTGATACCACGAAGAAAATACATCACAAAACATCTAGAAGTACAAATATCTGTCAATTGCTATTTTCTCTATTTTTTCAAGTTTAATTTGAAAATAATGGGCTTATAATCATATTATCATTAGGAAGTAGATATTGCTCTCAAAGAAACGGATGCAAGGTAGAAAATTGTAGTTGGCCATCATACATTGAGAAGCGCTGGACACCATCGTGACACCGAGGAACTTGCAGAACAACTTATTCCAATTCTTGAGGTAATAAAGTCAAGATAAATTCATTTGCTTACTTTATGTAGTGAACTATTATCTGATTTTGCAGCGAATTATTTTTCAGGAAAATAAGGTGGATCTTTACGTTAATGGGCATGATCATTGCTTACAACACATCACCAGTACAAAAAGGTAGGACTATTAGATTATACTTACAATCAACTTACAcctaaggaaacaaaaattagtgttttttcttcttctttttcaatgCTGTTATTCGCCCCTTCGAATATATCATCTTTACCCAGGACTAGAACAAATTTATATGATGCTCTTGTAAGCAAGGTGTAAAAAAGAAAACTTGATAGAGATTTCTGTACATTGACGCAGGGGTGAGAGAATAGAATTTGTAACAAGTGGAGGGGGTTCAAAGGCGTGGAAAAATGATTTTATAGAAGAGAAGGTTTGAATTTCTACCATGATGGTCAAGGTTTTGTGTCCATAGAACTCACACAAACTGTTGCTAAGATCGTATTTTATGATGTGTTTGGACAAGTGGTGCATCATTTTAATATGTACAAAGAACAGCAACTGCATTCGTTCAGTTAAATAATTGTGTGCACAGTTTCAGGGTAGTCAACTTCTCAGCTGACAAGCTTGCGAAAGAGGTTGTGGGTCAGCAAGAGGTGGGGTGGAAGTGTATAGTAAGCCTCCCTTTTTGTTATGTTAAAAAGTTAGGACAAGTGGTGCCCTAAACCCATGATCTACAATAGGGCAGGCTCAAGCCAATGATTAGAACTTAGAAAGTTGGAATTGGAAAACTAAATTCATATCCATGATTCGTAAAAGAGgaaggatccgttgacatggttataatgacataatccgttgacatggttatcatTTTCTCTATCAAACCCAAACGGCAATGAATTCAAAGCTAATATTTTGGCGACGTGTTCCTcgtataaaactctacattcccACCAAAAATGAGAGAATTCCGAGATATATAAGAccaccatccacaaattttaatttcagccGTTAATTTTCAacggttgatattcaaaatgaTAGATGGTGGCCTTATACATCTTGGAATTCTCTCTTTTTTGGTGGGAGTGTAGAGATTTATAAGTAGAACATGTCATCAAAAAACTAGCCTCAAATTCATTGTCCGTTGGGTTTGGTAGAGAAAATgacgctaaaatatcaagattatgtcattataaccatgtcgACGAATCCTACCCCTTCATAAAAATGCATGTTTTTCAAAATGAAAGGATATCCTGCAAGATGTTATTTACTCTAATAAGTTTAGAGAGCAAGTGCAAAGCAGATAGGTTATTCAAAACGGAGCCAACGAAATGGCCGTCAGGTCTCATAATCGTAATAAAATCCGTTCGCAAAACATATTTAAATTTAATAGTTAGATGCCATTAATTGGTTAGTAAGAATGTAAGATGGCATGATAACAATCTCGATAACATGACATGATAAATATATAAAATCTAGGTGATCCACCGTGGTCCCTCGAAGCCTACTCTTGATCTTGAGATATCAAACTCTATGAAACCCATCTGATGCGCACCAATGACAATGGAAGTCACGGGATTTGAACCTCCATCAACAAATGCTAAACAATGTACGCCATCATTAATCCATACCAGATCCTTGACGATATTCCAATATACATTCTTTGGAAAGTTTAGTTCAACAGTTGGTGGCTCAGGATTTCCAATTGTTGTCCAAGGTATGGTGGATGAGCTATAACAGGCACTAAAAGGCTCAACCGAAGCAACCCTGGAAACATTCATGCCTTTAGCCCATTCAGTATGAACCTTAACAAATGCCCTGTAGATTGATGTCTCCAGCATAGTGTAAGGAATCCGAATGTCGATTTTCGTTCCTCCAACTCCAGTTTTCTTGTTAATGGACAACAATTTCTTCGATATTGGCACAGTTTTACCGTGAATCAAGACCGATCTTACATCAATGAAATATTCTTCACGCCTTCTTGGGTTAATCAAGAGAGGGGTGTATGTTAAATATCTTTTGTAAATAACACCCATCATATAGTTAAGAGTAACGTAAGATCCACCCCCAAAATAAATGGTACCACTAGATCTATATAGTTCCAGAGCAAATATGCGAGACAATCCGAACGCAGCTGAAAATTGTGAAACTAGGGAAAGACCAGATGAGCGCCCGATACCAGCCACTCCTGCGGCACCTTTAGCAAGTCCCCTAAGACCATTGCTAGCAGTTGCACAGCCGAATGTAAACCGACGAGGCGTAACAATTGGACCTGGCTTTGAGAACTCCATATCTGGACTTATTATGTATCCGTCATCTATAGTGTACACATCCTCAGATTTAACGGTCACAATATCTGAAATGAGCTCACCGCTGCTGATAGATTGAGTTACCGGGTTACTTGTGTAAACGCGACATGCGTTGTTATGGCACCCTGTGGTTTTAAGCTTGGTTTCATTGCAAGATACACATGAGACTGGTTTGCTCACCACAGAGCATTGGGGTGACTTGCATTTGACTGGTCGATACGATGATGACATGTAACCTTTCTGACAACGGAGCCAGGGTAACTTCCCGCCGAGATCAAGGCTTAGTTTTATGGCTGCCCGAGGAGTTCCTTGGTTGATTTTGATCATATACTGAAGGTTTAATGGATCTCTGTCTAGATCGAAGACTATAGAGGCTGGTCGAGAAGTAGAGGAAGGTAATTGAGCATAGGCGaaagaaataaaaaggaaaagaagaagtgaaaattGAGTAATACAGGAAGCACAAGAAGCAGCCATGGGATAATATTAGAAGATGATTAGTGCTTGATTGTGATTTTTGAGTACTGAATGGTTATGGACTAATGATGATGACAAGTAACTAAGCAtggggtatatatatatatatagtcaacTTAACAATTTGAACAGGTGGGTGTTTCATGGTCTATATTTTGTGTAGGAAtacattctttttcttctcggtTATAAAAACAAAGGCAACGCCAACGGTAACATGACCAGATTACTACTGTCATTTTCTGACACTTCATTTACAAACTTGGGGAAATATCGACCTTGTTTGACTCCTAATAACACCACCATACCAGTTCTAGCTGTTAGCGTGCAGATTGGTTACAAGACCTTCTCTAGTCTCTACAGATTGGTTACACCAGGCCTTCTCTGGGTGTCTAGGAATACACCCAAGTAGTTAATTTTATGTAGTTTATATTACACCAATGGGTGTATTTTATTCATTGTCCATAATTAATCCGGTTATTCtggcaaaataaaaaataaaaaaaaatcgatcCCGCAGTATCGTTTAAATTTATTAATCAATCCAGTACCAGGGTTCCATGCGCAAAAGAAGCAACGGTCTTAACATAAATGATGAACTTGGTTTTGTTTAGTGCTTTTCAAATGCGAATCAAAGACCACATGTGATCTTCTTAGACAATCAACACTTAACAAGGTAAAGTTCGGGCAACACATCTCAGCATCTGGAGTCAAATACTTGTCTAGCACCTTGGATCATTTGCACAACAACCAAATTTCTATCGGCACTGGTGTGTccatcaaaaaaaattattttttatgtagAAAGCAATGATCGAAGGCCTAAGGACCCTCGGTTTTCTACACCATATCCATCTTACTAATTTCAATAATTACCTCCGGTGCAATTCTTATCTGGAGACTGTTTCTCACACTCTACTCCACCACCATTTTTTTTGACGGAAAAAGGGTaaattatattaaaaaaataagagGTCACAAGGAAGTGACGACTTACAAGAAAGGGAGAGAGATACAAGTAATCAGCAATTGTCAACCCAATTACAAATTAGCATACTGGATCAGATGGTTTTCCCATCAGCTTTTATTTATTGTGTTGGGACATTATCAAGACTGACTTTCTCAATGTGGTGAAAAATTTGCAAAGCAGAAGTTTTCTTgactggaattgaaaaatacttttaTTGCTTTTTTCCATAAGAAAGGCACtattgaagaaatcagggatctTAAACCTATTAGTTTAGTGCATGGTGCTTACGAGATTTTGTCAAAGATGCTAGCTGAAAGGTTCAAAACAACTCTCGTACAgttatttatcaagaaaaaacaAATCCTAGATAGAGTTTAAATTGCAAATGAGCTTATAGATTCAAGATTAAGGAGTGGTAAACTAGGTTTGTTATGTAAAGCTGATTTTGAGAAGGTCGTTGATCATATTAATTGGGAGTTTCTTGATGATATTCTTCATCTTATGGGTTACGGTGCAAAATGGAGGTGCCGAGTAAAATGTTGTCTAGAGTTTGTTAAGCTCTCGGTGTTGATAAATTGTAGTGCTCCAGGTTTCTTTACCAGTGAAAAAGGAATCAGTCAAGGAGACCCAAtttctctatttttattttttattgttcgtGAAGCTCTTACTTACATGATTAAACAAGCTCAAGAGCAAGGTATTCTCTGTAGTTTTCAAGTGAACACTGCAGGTATGCTTATCAGTCATTTATTGTAGATGATACTCTACTATTTTTAGATGCTGACATTGAACAAGTTAAAAATCTCATACTCATTCTTATCTCCTTTGAACTGCTAACTGACTACCTGAGTAAAAGATTCTGGGAGGATCCTTGGCTCTATGATACTCCCATCAAACAATGTTATCCTTATTTATATGTTGTTGCTAGATAAAAGAACATGAAAATTACAGATTTGGGTTTGTTTAAAGTTAACAGGGTTGTATGGGATTTGAAAACTCCTAGAAGACTTTTTGGTGCAGCTGTTACTGAATTTCATATTCTTAATTTTGATTTGGTTGCTTTCTCTTTTATGCCTGGAGTAGATGATGAATTACAACTGTTTTTAACCTCTAAGAAAGTGTTTTCTGTTAAGTCCCTATATGACTTCATTTCTGTTATTGATGGTCAGCATGATGATGCAGCTATTTTCTCTAATATCTGGAAGCAGAAATACCCTCCAAAAATTGGGTATCTTTTTATAGAATATTGCTCATAGAAAGCTACCTACAAGAGGCTCTCTTAGAAGAAAATGAATTGATATTCTAGCTGATTGTCTCTTCTGTAGTGACAATGAATCTACTTCCCACTTAGTGTTGCACTGCAactttgccaaaaaaaaaatatggagcAATTTTCTGGAGAAGCTGAATTGGTTTTTATCAATACATGGAGATCGTGTAATATATTTACAGTCTTGGCATCTGACTCAGTCCTCTTCTTATTTAACTACCATAGGAATCTTATTCCTACTGCAATCTTATAGTGCGTTTGGAAGGAATAGAACTCAAGAATTTTCACTggaaagattagcaatgaaaCTGCAGTGGTCAACAAAATAATATACTGCATGTATTCTTGGTTTTTAGTTGAGAaaaattttgagaatatttctCAAGGGGATGTAATGAGAAACTGACATTCTGTTTTCTTTGAGATGCCTTAGTTTCCTTTTGGTTGGATCTGTTTGTAGACCtttacttctttttttcttgttttgggaTGGCTGATATGAATATTTTATACCCTCTTCTTTTTTAATCAATAAATTcccttctttaccgatcaaaaaaaaaaaaatcttaataggAAGAGCCCAATTAAAAAGAGTGCACCTTATAGAGATTATGAGTTGATTCATATTTCATTTCCTATTCTCAAATAACCTTGCATTTCTTTCGTGCAAGATTTTCCACCATATGGAAAAAGGTATATGGCCCCACAACTTCTTCTTCATAACGATACTCTTCTTGTTAGGCCATTCCCAAAGAGTAGATTTAACACTATCTGCAAGAGCCCAGTTATAGCCGAAAGAATCCAAAAAATAATTCCATACTTAGATGTTTCAACACGGTGAAGGAAAAGATGCACATTAGTCTCTTGTTCAGTACACCAGAAAATGCATCTTTTTGTATTTGATTTTCCTACCTTGAATAGAATTTCTAAAGTACGAGCTCCTTTATAACACAAAGTCCATACTAGGAAGGATACTTTTAAAGGAACTCGAGGATTCCACAACTGTTTTGAGGGGAAAACGAGATAACCATCAACATCCAAAGaattcgaagacctgaagaacgtgaagacgtatcgactacaacgaagacatcatccttccaattgaggATGGTGAtactgacttgaattgtttcgaTTCCTATCATTTCTTTCAattgtttaagattgaaaacataacatgcgatgttatatatatgatactctagtattagacttagTCATATTAGTGTGGTCATGAAGtatattgaattacaaagtataacgtttatcttttgaacttcgtaaatgcgacatcgacataatctatgtaact encodes:
- the LOC113352606 gene encoding basic 7S globulin-like, which codes for MAASCASCITQFSLLLFLFISFAYAQLPSSTSRPASIVFDLDRDPLNLQYMIKINQGTPRAAIKLSLDLGGKLPWLRCQKGYMSSSYRPVKCKSPQCSVVSKPVSCVSCNETKLKTTGCHNNACRVYTSNPVTQSISSGELISDIVTVKSEDVYTIDDGYIISPDMEFSKPGPIVTPRRFTFGCATASNGLRGLAKGAAGVAGIGRSSGLSLVSQFSAAFGLSRIFALELYRSSGTIYFGGGSYVTLNYMMGVIYKRYLTYTPLLINPRRREEYFIDVRSVLIHGKTVPISKKLLSINKKTGVGGTKIDIRIPYTMLETSIYRAFVKVHTEWAKGMNVSRVASVEPFSACYSSSTIPWTTIGNPEPPTVELNFPKNVYWNIVKDLVWINDGVHCLAFVDGGSNPVTSIVIGAHQMGFIEFDISRSRVGFEGPRWIT